A region of the Candidatus Woesearchaeota archaeon genome:
ACCCGCAGTATCAGAAGCACATCAAAACTCAGATGTACACTCAAGTCAGTGTTCCGAGCTTTGATGTAATAACGAAAGTATTAACTCCAAAAATAAAGCCAGGAGAGAATGTAAAAGCTTTGCTGCAAATGCTCAATGTCGGCGGCCCGAAAGCAAAAGTTGATGTCTTCGTAACTTACAGCATGAAAACAATGATTGGAGAATTGATTACAGAAAGGTCGGAAACATTGGCAGTTGTCGAGCAGAAAGAAAAAGAGCTTATCCTCGCAACTCCGTCAACTGTAAAGCCTGGAATGTACACATTTGAAACTTTTGTAACATACACTGGGAGGGAAGCAGTCTCAACCGATGTATTTGAAGTTCTGGGAGAAAAAGGATCTGGATTTAATGCGCAGTGGCTTATGTTCGGAATGTTCGGATTAGTCATGGTTTTAGCAATAATTTTCGCCATAATAAGGGTGAGGAAATGGTAAAAGAGGAATAATGAGAATAGAAGTGGCAAAAACAATTGAAGAAAGCGCAGATTTTGCCAGCCCCAGCTCCCGTAATTTACTGCAGCAGAAAACAAAGGACGAGCTTATTGACCTTATTCTCATGCAGAAGGAAGAAAAAGTGCCGATCTCCATTTTCAAAAATGACCTCGGCCCATTGGAAGCTGTTGTCAAATTTCTAAAAGAAAACAAAGCGCTTACAATAACGCAGATTGCAGGAAAGCTCAACAGAAGCAGCAAGACAATATGGACCACATACAATAATGTAAGGAATGAAAAGATGAAGGTTTCTGCTTCTTTTCATTTTATTCCTATTTCTTTTTTATCCAAGAAAAAATTGTCAATCCTTGAGTCAATTGCGTCTTATCTGAAGGATGTTGAATCCCTTACATTCCACCAGATTGCTGAATTGACTGGCAGGGATGACCGCACAATATGGACGTGCCACCACAGGGCTGTGCTGAAAACAGGAGATAAAAAATGAAAAAGCTTATATATGGGTTAGTTTACTCTTAAGTAAACATATGTTTACTATAAAACAAACAAGGTGAAAACATGGCAAAAAGGGCGCTGCCTAAAACCAAAGAAGCTCTGGGCAAAGCATACCAAAACTGTGAAAAGAAAAAAAGCTTTAGAAAGGTTGATAGCGGGCAGTTTCAGGACTATATGGTTAGAAGCCAGAAGGATATTGCTTCTGCCGATAATGATTTCAAAAATGGCGATTATTATTGGTCTAGGATCAAGGCGTATCAGTCATTATTCCATATGCTTAATGCCATCCTAGTTAAAAATTTCGGCTTTTATTCAAAAGATCATGGCTGCATTCTAACTGCCTTATTAAAAAACAGCATCATTACCGATAAGATTGCCTCTCAATTGCATTTGGTTGTTGAAAATGCAGCTAAAAACGCCGCCATGACTTCTGAAGATGCTGTGCAGGATATTGATGATTTCAGAATTCAGAGAAATTTTGCATTATACTAGCCGAAAGCATGGGAGGAAGTAACTAAAGACGATATCGAACAGGAATTGAATAAAATAAAGAATAATATAAGAATCCTGGCGGGCTTACTATGAATCTTTCAAAAATACTGCCTTTGAGCAAATCACGGCTGGATGTTATGTTTGAAATATACGCTGAAGGAGAAGATTATCTGAGGAATATCTCTAAGAAATTAAAAATGAACCC
Encoded here:
- a CDS encoding HEPN domain-containing protein, coding for MAKRALPKTKEALGKAYQNCEKKKSFRKVDSGQFQDYMVRSQKDIASADNDFKNGDYYWSRIKAYQSLFHMLNAILVKNFGFYSKDHGCILTALLKNSIITDKIASQLHLVVENAAKNAAMTSEDAVQDIDDFRIQRNFALY